The genomic window GTGCTCCTGAAGACCCCCGAGAAGAGCCACCTCAAGCAGCAGACCATCTCCAGCCTGGAGACCCGCCTGGACCCCAACCGCTTCCTGCGCATCCACCGGAGCTTCATCATCCAGCTGGACCGCCTGGCCCGCCTGGAGCAGACGCCGTCGGAGAGCTGGGTGGCCGTGCTGCACGACGGGACCCGCCTGCCGGTGAGCAAGAGCGGGTACGCTCGGCTGAAGACGATGCTGGAGAAAGGAAGCGTCTGACCGGCATCCAAGGAAGGGAGGCCCAAATGACTCTTCCTCGATTCCTCTCCCAGGCCGCACCCATTGCAGCTCGTTTGGTACTTGGCCTGCTCTTTACGGTCACCGGCCTGAACGGCTTCCTCGACTTCCTCCCCAGGCCCACGGCGCCCATGCCGGAAGGGGCCGCCGCCTTCGCGGGGGCGATGATGAAGACCGGCTATCTGCTCCAGCTCGTCGCGGGAACCCAGGTGGTGGCCGGGGTCCTGCTTCTCCTCGGCCGGTTCGTGCCCCTGGCCCTTACGCTGCTGGCGCCGGTGATCGTGAACATCATCTGCTTCCACGTCTTCCTGCTGCCCTCCGGCATCGGGCCCGGGATGGTGGCGTTGGTCCTGGAGCTCTACATGGCCTGGACCCGTCGCGCGGCCTTCCGGACGCTGTTCGGGTAGGCCGCCAGAAATAAATGTGGCAATCCGTTCCAACGCGGCGAAAGGCGCAAGAGGATCTTCGGGTTTGCAGAATCCCATCCGTTCGAAGGCTGTGGGGAAATGCTTGTCGCCGAGGCGCCGAGGAGCCGAGGATCGCCGAAGGGATCAGGCTCTGGGGTTGACCACCCTCCTGATCCCGCCATCCTTGAGCGGCCAGTTGTGGATCAACCCGCCCGGCATGTGCCATTCCGTCACCCATTGGCAGGTGCCTGGAACACGGTATTAGGTACATGTATTTCTGGCGGCATAGGTGCATCGCCATTACATGTTGTGACGCCTATGTAGCTTAGGCCAGGCCGGACACATCCCCTGCCGTGAGATCGGCAAAACCCCCGCCGGCGAGTTCCACTCTCAGCCGGCCGTCGCCCAGCCAACCCACGCAGACACCCTGCCCCTCCTCCCATCGGACGGCGTCCCCGGCGCCAGGCCAGAGGAAGGGCGGCACCCGGAGGATCTCCAGGTCCTCCCAGGCGTCCAGGATGTCCCGGGCCAGGGCGGGCGCCGCCGGGACGGGGCCGGTGGCCAGGTCCCGGAGGCAGGCGGGGGGGATCCTCCGGCCGGGGATGTCGGGGGCCTGCTCCAGGTTGATGCCCAGGCCCAGGAGGACCCGGTCCCCCTTGGCCTGGCCGATGATGCCGCCCACCTTCACCAGGCGGCCCTCCTTGCGCGCCACGAGGTCGTTGGGCCACTTGAGGCCCAGAGGGGCCCCGGAGGGCTCCAGGACCTCCACGACGGCCGCCATGGCCCGCTGGAGGAGGAGGCCGGGGGGCACCCGGGGCGCGGGCAGGCATGCGGATAGCCAGAGCCCGGCGCCGGGGCGGCTCACCCAGGTGTTGCCGGCCTGGCCCCGGCCCAGGCGCTGTTCGCCGGCGAGGACGCCGCAGCAGCCCAGCTCCGGGTGGCGCTCCAGGAAGGCCTGGGTGGAATCCACCACCCCCAGGCGGATCAGCGGGAGGGGCATGGCTTGCGGTTCTTAAGCCAGAGGATGCGCAGGCCGTCCAGGGTGAGGTCGGGGGCCACCTCCTGGATGAAGCGGCTGGCGGGGGCGATGACCTTGGCCAGGCCGCCGGTGGCCACCACCTTGGAGCCCGGGAACTCGGCCAGCAGGCGTTCCAGGATGCCGTCCACCTGGCCCACGTAGCCGTAGAAGAGGCCGGACTGCATGGCCTGGATGGTGGAGCGCCCCACGAGGCGCTCGGGCTCGGCGATCTCCACCCGGGGCAGCCGGGAGGCGCGCTGGAACAAGGCCTCGGCGCTGATCTTCAGGCCGGGGCAGATGATGCCGCCCAGGTACTCGCGCTTGTCGTTGACCACGTCGAAGGTCGTGGCGGTGCCGAAGTCCACGGCGATCAGCGGGGCGCCGTAGGCCTCCAGGCCCGCCACGGCGTTGACGATGCGGTCCGCGCCCAGTTCGGCGGGGTTGTCCAGCAGGACCTTGAGGCCCGTCCTGATGCCGGGCTCGATCCAGAGGGGCTCGGCCTTGAAGTAGACCCGGAGCCAGGCGTCCAGGACCGGATGCAGGGGCGGCACGACGCTGGAGATGACCACGTGCCGGATCGCCGCGGGATCGATCCCAGCGTGCTTGAGCAGGGCGAGGCTGGACAGGCCGTACTCGTCCACGGTGCGCTCCCGGCTCGTGGCCAGGCGCCAGGAATGCAGGATGGGGCCCGCGTCCCCCGCGGCGAGGTCGAAGATGCCCAGGACGATGTTGGTGTTGCCGACGTCCACGGCCAGCAGAAGGCTCATAGGTGCTCCAACCTCCAAGAATGGCCTACGTCGCGATGCCGATCAATCCATTAGGCCTGTAATGGGGAGGGCGGCGCGCTGATGCCTTCCTTCCAGTGCTTGCGGCACAGCGCGGTGTAGCTCTCGTTGCCGCCGATGAGCACCTGGGGGCCCTCCAGGGCCACCTTCCCGTCCACGATCCGGGCGTTCATGGTGGCCTTCTTGCCGCACCAGCAGATGGTCTTCAGCTCCTCGATGCGGTCCGCCAGGG from Geothrix sp. 21YS21S-2 includes these protein-coding regions:
- a CDS encoding DoxX family membrane protein, with the protein product MTLPRFLSQAAPIAARLVLGLLFTVTGLNGFLDFLPRPTAPMPEGAAAFAGAMMKTGYLLQLVAGTQVVAGVLLLLGRFVPLALTLLAPVIVNIICFHVFLLPSGIGPGMVALVLELYMAWTRRAAFRTLFG
- a CDS encoding biotin--[acetyl-CoA-carboxylase] ligase, with translation MPLPLIRLGVVDSTQAFLERHPELGCCGVLAGEQRLGRGQAGNTWVSRPGAGLWLSACLPAPRVPPGLLLQRAMAAVVEVLEPSGAPLGLKWPNDLVARKEGRLVKVGGIIGQAKGDRVLLGLGINLEQAPDIPGRRIPPACLRDLATGPVPAAPALARDILDAWEDLEILRVPPFLWPGAGDAVRWEEGQGVCVGWLGDGRLRVELAGGGFADLTAGDVSGLA
- a CDS encoding type III pantothenate kinase, giving the protein MSLLLAVDVGNTNIVLGIFDLAAGDAGPILHSWRLATSRERTVDEYGLSSLALLKHAGIDPAAIRHVVISSVVPPLHPVLDAWLRVYFKAEPLWIEPGIRTGLKVLLDNPAELGADRIVNAVAGLEAYGAPLIAVDFGTATTFDVVNDKREYLGGIICPGLKISAEALFQRASRLPRVEIAEPERLVGRSTIQAMQSGLFYGYVGQVDGILERLLAEFPGSKVVATGGLAKVIAPASRFIQEVAPDLTLDGLRILWLKNRKPCPSR